A single region of the Sphingobium sp. EP60837 genome encodes:
- a CDS encoding MauE/DoxX family redox-associated membrane protein, with translation MTSSAALVSTPTRTAQLHRMVMPGHVCPYGLKARWLLQRKGYVVEDHWLTTREQVDAFKAAHDVKTTPQIFIGGERIGGHDDLRRHLGLKVADPKATTYTPVLAVFAVAALLGLALTWLTGMPLASIMTVEHFIAISMMLLAMLKLQDVDRFATMFLNYDLLARRFVPYGRIYPFLELGAGVLMLTGLLNWLSIPVALFIGGIGAASVFKAVYIDKRELKCACVGGSSNVPLGFVSLTENIMMMAMALWMLAGR, from the coding sequence ATGACTTCATCAGCCGCCCTCGTCAGCACCCCGACGCGCACCGCGCAACTCCACCGCATGGTGATGCCGGGCCATGTCTGCCCCTATGGCCTCAAGGCGCGCTGGCTGCTCCAGCGAAAGGGATATGTGGTTGAGGATCATTGGCTCACCACCCGCGAGCAGGTCGATGCGTTCAAAGCTGCTCATGACGTCAAAACGACGCCACAGATCTTCATCGGCGGCGAACGGATCGGCGGCCATGATGACCTGCGCCGCCATCTCGGCCTGAAAGTCGCCGACCCAAAAGCTACGACTTATACCCCGGTCCTGGCCGTTTTCGCCGTGGCCGCGCTGCTTGGCCTGGCGCTCACCTGGCTGACCGGGATGCCGCTCGCCAGCATCATGACCGTCGAACATTTCATCGCCATCAGCATGATGCTGCTCGCCATGCTGAAGCTGCAGGATGTGGACCGCTTCGCCACCATGTTCCTGAACTACGACCTGCTTGCCCGGCGCTTCGTCCCTTATGGCCGCATCTACCCTTTCCTTGAGCTCGGCGCGGGCGTGCTGATGCTGACGGGGCTTCTCAACTGGCTCTCCATCCCCGTCGCCCTATTCATCGGCGGCATCGGCGCCGCCTCGGTGTTCAAGGCCGTCTATATCGACAAGCGCGAACTCAAATGCGCCTGCGTCGGCGGCAGCAGCAATGTGCCGCTGGGGTTCGTGTCCCTGACGGAGAATATCATGATGATGGCGATGGCATTGTGGATGCTGGCAGGGCGCTAG
- a CDS encoding L,D-transpeptidase family protein, protein MIAALLAVALIESSALAQPAAGQEGVRSSIGAEIRASVGGKLRDFYAPRGYWPLWVDGSRVGGQADALLDLIRTARADGLDPKDYDLRDLERVVEEANSGGGDPKLLARADLALSKSFSAIVRDMRRPSKRVKMRYLDPEVQPRDDDPAEILRAAAVAASFTDYVRQAGWMNPFYMQLRTARQGFAERWGNLPDVMVSAGAKLRPGVKGQAAVLLRRRLGLAEGGSYDKALAAKVRAFQADHGLKADGVAGAQTVEALNRPSGWYDRMLALNLDRARLLPGPWVRHVVVDAASARLWYFSNGRQDGTMKVVAGAPESQTPLMAGMIRYATLNPYWNVPSDLVQRKLSQRILNGASLSQLNYEALSDWGANARRLDETEIDWQAVADGRQQLRVRQLPGGANAMGKVKFMFPNDLGIYLHDTPSRDLLAKPARHFSNGCVRLEDAQRLGRWFFGKPLVAESGEPEQHVPLPQPVPVYLTYLTAVPIGQGVQFLPDVYGRDGV, encoded by the coding sequence ATGATCGCCGCGCTGTTGGCGGTCGCCTTGATTGAGTCATCCGCGCTTGCCCAGCCTGCGGCGGGTCAAGAGGGTGTGCGATCCAGTATTGGTGCGGAAATTCGCGCATCGGTGGGCGGCAAGCTGCGCGATTTCTACGCGCCGCGCGGCTATTGGCCACTATGGGTGGATGGGAGCAGGGTCGGCGGCCAGGCCGATGCCTTGCTGGACCTGATCCGCACCGCGCGTGCCGATGGGCTTGATCCCAAGGATTATGACCTGCGCGACCTGGAGCGGGTGGTCGAGGAGGCGAATTCCGGAGGCGGCGATCCCAAGCTGCTGGCGCGGGCCGACCTGGCGCTTTCCAAATCCTTCTCTGCGATCGTGCGCGACATGCGGCGTCCATCGAAACGCGTGAAGATGCGCTATCTCGATCCAGAGGTGCAGCCGCGCGACGATGACCCCGCGGAGATATTGCGTGCCGCCGCTGTCGCGGCTTCCTTTACCGACTATGTGCGTCAAGCCGGTTGGATGAACCCATTTTATATGCAGCTGCGCACAGCGCGGCAGGGGTTCGCCGAGCGTTGGGGGAACCTGCCTGACGTCATGGTCTCTGCAGGCGCGAAGCTGCGGCCGGGGGTGAAGGGGCAGGCGGCCGTCTTGCTGCGCCGTCGGCTGGGCCTTGCGGAGGGGGGCAGCTACGACAAGGCGCTCGCCGCCAAGGTGCGAGCGTTTCAGGCCGATCATGGCCTGAAGGCGGATGGCGTTGCGGGCGCGCAGACGGTCGAGGCGCTCAATCGGCCCTCTGGCTGGTACGACCGGATGCTGGCGCTCAACCTGGATAGGGCGCGATTGTTGCCGGGGCCATGGGTGCGGCATGTGGTGGTGGATGCGGCGTCGGCCCGGCTTTGGTACTTTAGCAATGGGCGGCAGGACGGGACGATGAAGGTCGTCGCTGGCGCACCGGAAAGCCAGACGCCGTTGATGGCGGGCATGATCCGTTACGCCACGCTCAATCCTTATTGGAACGTGCCGTCCGACCTGGTGCAGCGGAAGCTGTCCCAGCGCATCCTGAACGGCGCGTCTCTGAGCCAGCTCAACTATGAGGCGTTGTCTGACTGGGGCGCCAATGCCCGGCGGTTGGACGAGACCGAGATCGATTGGCAGGCGGTGGCGGACGGGCGGCAGCAGTTGCGCGTGCGTCAGTTGCCGGGCGGCGCCAATGCCATGGGGAAGGTGAAGTTCATGTTCCCCAATGATCTGGGCATCTACCTGCACGATACGCCTTCGCGCGATCTGCTTGCCAAACCGGCGCGGCATTTCAGCAATGGATGCGTCCGGTTGGAGGATGCGCAAAGGCTGGGCCGCTGGTTCTTCGGCAAGCCGTTGGTGGCGGAGAGCGGCGAACCCGAGCAGCATGTTCCGCTGCCCCAGCCGGTGCCGGTTTACCTCACCTATTTGACTGCGGTGCCGATCGGGCAGGGGGTGCAGTTCCTGCCTGATGTTTACGGGCGGGATGGGGTTTGA
- the serB gene encoding phosphoserine phosphatase SerB translates to MFVATLVASAALSQGDIEEAVARLATAGCAPVDSNWIDEGKAADIFFGSDPVTARAALTDIGDKVDVIVQPAAGREKKLLIADMDSTMITVECIDELADYAGIKPQIADITERAMRGELDFAGALHERVALLKGLADEAIDQCRTERVKIMPGARALVRTMKARGAETLLVSGGFTRFTGPVAEEIGFDRAVANVLEIADGALVGTVTLPIVDASRKRAELEAAIEGGIDRALTLAVGDGANDIPMIQGAGLGVAYHAKPKTREAAAAEIVHGDLSVLLYAQGIASADWVEG, encoded by the coding sequence ATGTTCGTCGCGACCTTAGTGGCAAGTGCGGCCTTGAGTCAGGGGGATATTGAGGAAGCCGTTGCGCGGCTGGCGACCGCTGGCTGCGCGCCGGTCGATAGCAATTGGATCGACGAGGGCAAGGCGGCCGACATCTTCTTTGGCAGCGATCCGGTGACGGCGCGCGCTGCGTTGACGGACATTGGCGACAAGGTGGACGTAATCGTCCAGCCAGCCGCCGGTCGCGAGAAGAAGCTGCTGATCGCGGACATGGATTCCACGATGATCACGGTCGAGTGCATCGACGAGCTGGCCGATTATGCAGGGATCAAGCCGCAGATCGCCGACATCACGGAGCGGGCGATGCGCGGCGAACTGGACTTTGCGGGCGCGCTGCATGAGCGGGTGGCGCTGCTGAAGGGGCTGGCGGACGAGGCCATCGACCAGTGCCGGACCGAGCGCGTGAAGATCATGCCCGGCGCGCGGGCGCTGGTGCGCACGATGAAGGCGCGCGGCGCGGAGACGCTGCTGGTGTCGGGCGGATTTACGCGTTTCACTGGGCCTGTCGCGGAGGAGATTGGCTTCGATCGCGCTGTCGCCAATGTACTGGAAATTGCAGACGGCGCGTTGGTGGGAACTGTGACGCTGCCGATTGTGGATGCCTCGCGCAAGCGCGCGGAACTGGAGGCGGCGATCGAAGGCGGCATCGACCGGGCTTTGACGCTGGCGGTGGGCGACGGGGCCAATGATATACCGATGATCCAAGGTGCGGGATTGGGCGTCGCCTATCACGCCAAGCCCAAGACGCGGGAGGCTGCGGCCGCGGAGATCGTGCATGGGGATCTGTCCGTGCTGCTCTATGCGCAGGGCATTGCGTCGGCGGATTGGGTTGAGGGCTGA
- the miaA gene encoding tRNA (adenosine(37)-N6)-dimethylallyltransferase MiaA: protein MDTPETSWPETNRPETNKGESRPRVALIAGPTASGKSALAVRLAQAANGVVINADASQVYADLQVLSARPSAQEMTQAPHRLFGHIDGGEACTAARWAAEARLEIDSAHQEGRLPILGGGTGLYLRTLLDGIAPVPDIDPGIRAAVRALPVAEAHAALSREDPDAAARLAPADTTRVARALEVVRSTGKPLSYWQQHKSGGIADRIHLSPLILLPPRDWLIARCDLRFEQMVEGGAVKEVEALLARNLSPSLPVMRAIGVPEIVGWLRGDMDRETMLERGRIATRQYAKRQYTWFSRQPPDSWAREGRSIDDKIAAELIIKLRR, encoded by the coding sequence ATGGACACTCCTGAAACATCTTGGCCTGAAACAAACCGGCCCGAAACGAACAAGGGCGAATCCCGCCCGCGCGTCGCGCTTATTGCCGGGCCGACCGCCAGCGGCAAGAGCGCGCTGGCGGTTCGCTTGGCGCAGGCCGCGAACGGCGTCGTCATCAACGCCGACGCCAGCCAGGTCTATGCCGACCTCCAGGTCCTTTCGGCTCGCCCCAGTGCACAGGAAATGACGCAGGCCCCTCATCGCCTCTTCGGCCATATCGACGGAGGGGAGGCTTGCACCGCCGCGCGTTGGGCCGCCGAAGCCCGGTTGGAGATCGACAGCGCGCATCAGGAAGGCCGTCTCCCCATCCTCGGCGGCGGCACCGGCCTCTATCTCCGTACGCTGCTCGATGGCATCGCTCCGGTCCCTGACATCGACCCCGGCATCCGCGCCGCCGTTCGCGCGCTGCCGGTGGCCGAAGCCCACGCCGCGCTGTCCCGCGAGGACCCCGATGCTGCCGCCCGTCTCGCCCCCGCCGACACGACCCGCGTCGCCCGCGCCCTTGAAGTCGTCCGCTCCACCGGCAAGCCGCTCTCCTATTGGCAGCAGCACAAGAGCGGCGGCATCGCCGATCGCATCCACCTCTCCCCCCTCATCCTCCTCCCCCCGCGCGACTGGCTCATCGCCCGCTGCGACCTGCGTTTCGAGCAGATGGTGGAGGGCGGAGCGGTGAAGGAAGTTGAAGCCCTTCTGGCCCGCAATCTCTCCCCCTCCCTCCCCGTCATGCGCGCCATCGGCGTCCCCGAAATCGTCGGGTGGCTGCGGGGCGACATGGATCGCGAGACCATGCTGGAACGCGGCCGCATCGCCACCCGCCAATATGCCAAGCGCCAATATACGTGGTTTTCCCGCCAGCCGCCGGACAGCTGGGCGCGTGAAGGACGCTCCATTGATGACAAGATTGCCGCCGAACTGATAATAAAATTACGCCGATAG